One Cryptosporidium parvum Iowa II chromosome 5, whole genome shotgun sequence DNA segment encodes these proteins:
- a CDS encoding RNA binding RGG repeats plus RRM domain containing protein, whose product MDNRDCDNIDEDDWYAGLGVVPISLEKTYSSAPIQGSMVAAESNMAREADHRDSELLNEDLTKHGVASGGNYHGIEDVSMSDMSLGRELGHLNQNQRENNAYSGTNQEGFDLVSRSGVAGLKARHEGEDFHGEIQENEKVIASTTILEEEEEEEDIGGVILAEEVNSRSYTNIPYGKGVSIAPKASKSVSFVRRDRVVFLGSPPELPERVNPDPGTGGAMTRVGSIIVISNLMWWINDIHVRELATEFGAIRAVRIIERPKDGRSLGICLIEYVNSDSAPKALQGISASFANKFEGRPLYVVPLPLHGELHIALDNITPHWSRGGIITEEILAMICQLVGVDVQTAGLEIQPETGTIVGFVQPRFADYASYYFPDGTPSWFPPLYVEALKHLKDLIPPSRLQNRPAATASTKHPSSKARSNFNNISNNAGITNSNYVNIESDSDQLNHFDEDIGGVNSGEMKDSTLSHNNANHHTNSALGDHPNKGLKKSHDSSSGPNLSSNYNNSNNNNNQSMEESYQYSNSGRGSKSVKYEHGLSDHHSTGQSGGCESNNGDMVNSFRDDNEHFNTGGGQGSGSGGGGQSSRRFAGQRRDYRERGGDRAERGELERDRERGDRGERGERGERGERGDRGDRDRDRDRDRDRDRDRDRDRDRDRGERGERGERGERGERDRNRDRNREKNDRDRVDKGDIKAERSEKERHRDKDWERDRSGDQEKGSTNKGSGGSSMVTSNMKEGSERGSGGGSGANSKKSSGGSTTLGGNSLEYGKSSKSSLKKHRSSSESSRSRSPQRKSSSKHVRKDLGKFSSNSSKEKPWEGRSSGGGGSSGNNGSRGSKNSYRESRSLAERGGWERRSNRR is encoded by the coding sequence ATATTGATGAGGATGATTGGTATGCAGGTTTAGGAGTGGTTCCAATATCATTGGAAAAGACATATTCATCGGCTCCAATTCAGGGTTCTATGGTGGCAGCTGAATCTAATATGGCTCGTGAGGCTGACCATCGAGACAGTGAATTATTGAATGAAGATTTAACTAAGCATGGGGTTGCATCTGGAGGAAATTATCATGGAATAGAGGATGTTTCCATGTCAGATATGAGTTTGGGCCGTGAATTGGGacatttaaatcaaaatcaaagaGAAAACAATGCATATTCTGGCACTAATCAAGAAGGATTTGACTTAGTTTCAAGATCAGGAGTTGCTGGATTGAAAGCTAGACATGAAGGGGAGGATTTCCATGGtgaaattcaagaaaatgaaaaagttATTGCTTCAACTACAATACTTgaggaggaggaagaagaggaggaTATAGGAGGAGTAATACTTGCAGAGGAGGTTAACAGTAGGAGTTACACAAACATTCCATATGGTAAAGGAGTTTCAATAGCTCCAAAAGCTAGTAAATCTGTCTCATTTGTAAGAAGAGACCGAGTAGTATTCCTTGGATCTCCCCCAGAATTACCTGAGAGAGTGAACCCTGATCCAGGAACAGGAGGAGCTATGACTCGAGTGGGATCAATCATAGTTATTTCAAATCTAATGTGGTGGATTAATGATATACATGTACGTGAGCTAGCTACTGAATTTGGAGCTATAAGAGCAGTAAGGATAATAGAAAGGCCTAAGGATGGAAGGTCTTTGGgaatttgtttaattgAATATGTTAATTCAGATAGTGCTCCTAAAGCACTACAAGGTATATCAGCAAGCTTTGCAAATAAGTTTGAGGGCCGCCCATTATATGTGGTTCCTTTACCTCTTCACGGAGAGTTACATATTGCTTTGGATAATATTACTCCTCATTGGAGTAGGGGCGGAATTATTACTGAGGAGATTTTGGCAATGATATGCCAATTAGTTGGAGTTGATGTACAGACTGCAGGTCTAGAGATCCAGCCAGAGACAGGCACTATTGTTGGTTTTGTACAGCCTAGATTTGCTGATTATGCATCATACTACTTCCCTGATGGTACTCCGTCTTGGTTTCCTCCTTTATATGTTGAAGCACTTAAGCATTTAAAAGATCTAATTCCTCCATCTAGACTTCAAAACAGACCAGCAGCAACAGCTTCAACCAAACATCCTTCATCCAAGGCAAGATCCAACTTTAacaatatttctaataatgcTGGTATTACCAATTCAAATTAtgttaatattgaaagCGATTCAGATCAATTAAATCACtttgatgaagatattgGAGGAGTAAACAGTGGAGAAATGAAAGATTCGACTTTATCTCATAATAATGCCAATCACCATACAAATTCTGCTTTAGGAGACCATCCAAATAAGGGATTAAAAAAGAGTCATGATAGTAGCTCAGGACCAAATTTGAGTAGTAACTATAacaattctaataataataataatcaaagtATGGAAGAGAGTTATCAATATAGTAATAGTGGACGTGGATCTAAGTCTGTTAAATATGAACATGGTTTGTCTGATCACCACTCAACAGGACAAAGCGGAGGATGTGAAAGTAATAATGGAGATATGGTTAATTCATTTAGGGATGATAACGAACATTTCAATACTGGCGGAGGACAAGGATCTGGATCAGGAGGAGGTGGCCAAAGTAGCAGAAGGTTTGCTGGCCAAAGACGTGATTATAGAGAAAGAGGAGGAGATCGCGCGGAAAGAGGTGAGCTTGAGAGAGACAGGGAACGAGGGGATCGGGGTGAAAGAGGAGAAAGAGGAGAAAGGGGGGAACGTGGAGATCGAGGAGATCGAGATCGAGATCGAGATAGAGATAGAGACAGAGATAGAGATAGAGATAGAGATAGAGACAGAGATCGAGGAGAAAGAGGTGAGCGAGGAGAGCGAGGAGAGCGAGGAGAAAGAGATAGAAATAGGGATAGAAATAGAGAAAAGAACGACAGAGATCGGGTAGATAAGGGAGATATTAAGGCTGAGAGGTCTGAAAAGGAAAGACACAGAGATAAAGATTGGGAAAGAGATAGAAGTGGAGATCAGGAAAAAGGTTCAACGAATAAAGGATCAGGAGGGTCATCAATGGTAACTTCTAATATGAAGGAAGGCTCTGAGAGAGGGAGCGGAGGAGGAAGCGGTGCTAATAGTAAGAAATCTTCGGGAGGATCTACTACTCTAGGCGGAAATTCTTTAGAGTACGGAAAGTCTAGCAAATCTTCCTTGAAAAAACATAGATCATCTAGTGAAAGTTCTAGGAGTAGAAGTCCTCAAAGGAAGTCATCTTCTAAACATGTTAGGAAAGATTTGGgtaaattttcttcaaattcgTCAAAGGAAAAGCCATGGGAAGGTAGAAGCTCCGGCGGAGGCGGTAGCAGTGGTAATAATGGCTCAAGAGGGTCTAAGAATTCTTATAGAGAGAGTAGGTCATTAGCAGAAAGAGGAGGATGGGAAAGGAGGAGTAATAGGAGATAA